In Thermosynechococcus sichuanensis E542, a single genomic region encodes these proteins:
- a CDS encoding Stp1/IreP family PP2C-type Ser/Thr phosphatase has product MDVAGLTDCGLIRKSNQDAFYIDEKHQRFFIVADGMGGHAGGEEASRLAVEHIQAYLEAHLEDLQHDPVTLLRQAFLAANQAIVEQQRQNTARADMGTTAVVVLIDETGDRAWCAHVGDSRIYRWRNEELKQITSDHTWIAQAVQLGSLTIEQARQHPWRHVLSQCLGREDLTQIDIQPIDLEPGDRLLLCSDGLTEELTDEVISIYLSEANVKEAATALVNAAKRHGGRDNVTVVVISV; this is encoded by the coding sequence ATGGACGTTGCCGGCTTAACGGACTGTGGTCTGATTCGCAAAAGCAATCAGGATGCTTTTTATATTGACGAAAAGCATCAGCGTTTTTTTATTGTGGCCGATGGCATGGGGGGGCACGCAGGGGGTGAGGAAGCTAGTCGTTTAGCAGTTGAACATATTCAGGCCTATTTGGAAGCCCACCTTGAAGACCTTCAGCATGACCCTGTGACCCTACTGCGCCAAGCCTTTCTCGCCGCCAATCAGGCCATTGTTGAGCAGCAACGCCAAAATACTGCCCGTGCTGATATGGGTACCACGGCGGTGGTGGTTCTGATTGATGAAACGGGCGATCGCGCTTGGTGTGCCCATGTGGGGGATTCCCGCATCTATCGCTGGCGCAACGAGGAGCTAAAACAGATTACCAGCGACCACACCTGGATTGCCCAAGCCGTACAACTGGGTAGCTTGACGATTGAGCAGGCACGGCAGCACCCATGGCGCCACGTTCTCTCCCAATGTCTAGGCCGCGAAGACCTGACCCAAATTGATATTCAGCCCATTGATTTAGAGCCGGGCGATCGCCTGCTCCTGTGCAGCGATGGCTTAACCGAAGAACTCACTGATGAGGTCATCAGCATCTACCTCAGCGAAGCCAATGTCAAAGAAGCAGCCACTGCCCTTGTCAATGCAGCCAAAAGACACGGCGGCCGCGACAATGTCACTGTCGTTGTCATCAGCGTTTAA
- a CDS encoding cob(I)yrinic acid a,c-diamide adenosyltransferase, with protein MTRAGIGIQTAQIRPGRVSGQLHVYDGAGKGKSQAALGVVLRSIGLGIASAWPTRVLLLRFLKGPGRAYAEDAAIEALQRGFPHLIDQVRTGRAEYFTAEQITKFDRQEAQRGWDIAKGAIASGLYSVIVLDELNPVLDLGLLPVDEVVNTLRRKPEHLEIIATGRGAPAQLLQIADLHSEMRPLVHSTAQEQGIEGIEIYTGDGKGKSTSALGKALQAIGKGISRDQSHRVLILQWLKGGQGYTEDAAIAALKESYPHLVDHHRCGRDAIVWRGQQQEIDYIEAERGWEIARAAIASGLYKTIILDELNPTVDLELLPVEPIVQTLLRKPRTTEIIITGRCKYPPAYFELASVHSEMICHKHYAEKGVDLKRGVDF; from the coding sequence ATGACCCGTGCAGGTATTGGCATTCAAACCGCCCAGATTCGCCCCGGCCGGGTGAGCGGTCAACTCCACGTCTACGACGGTGCCGGTAAAGGCAAATCCCAAGCCGCCCTTGGAGTTGTGTTGCGCTCCATTGGTCTGGGTATTGCCTCTGCGTGGCCGACTCGGGTACTTCTGTTGCGCTTTCTCAAAGGACCCGGCCGTGCCTATGCCGAAGATGCCGCTATTGAAGCCCTGCAACGGGGGTTTCCTCACCTGATTGACCAAGTGCGCACTGGCCGCGCTGAATACTTTACCGCTGAGCAGATTACCAAGTTCGATCGCCAAGAGGCACAGCGGGGCTGGGATATTGCCAAGGGGGCGATCGCCTCTGGTCTTTATTCCGTCATTGTTTTAGATGAACTCAACCCCGTCCTAGATTTGGGCCTGTTGCCCGTTGATGAAGTGGTTAACACCCTCCGCCGCAAGCCGGAACACCTAGAGATTATTGCCACTGGCCGCGGTGCCCCTGCCCAACTGCTGCAAATTGCTGACCTTCACTCGGAGATGCGTCCCCTTGTTCACTCCACCGCCCAAGAACAGGGTATTGAAGGCATTGAAATCTATACGGGTGATGGCAAAGGCAAATCCACCAGTGCCCTCGGTAAAGCCCTTCAGGCGATCGGCAAAGGAATTAGCCGTGATCAATCCCACCGTGTCCTAATTCTCCAGTGGCTCAAGGGAGGGCAAGGCTATACCGAAGATGCAGCGATCGCTGCTCTTAAGGAAAGCTACCCCCATTTAGTGGATCACCACCGCTGTGGTCGGGATGCCATTGTCTGGCGCGGTCAACAGCAGGAGATTGACTACATTGAAGCCGAACGCGGCTGGGAAATTGCCCGAGCTGCCATTGCCTCTGGCCTTTACAAAACGATTATTCTGGATGAACTCAACCCCACCGTTGACCTCGAACTACTGCCTGTCGAGCCGATTGTACAAACGCTCCTGCGCAAGCCCCGCACCACTGAAATCATTATTACCGGTCGCTGCAAATATCCCCCCGCCTACTTTGAACTGGCTAGTGTCCACTCGGAGATGATCTGCCACAAGCACTATGCCGAGAAGGGTGTTGATCTCAAGCGCGGCGTTGATTTCTAG
- a CDS encoding ArsR/SmtB family transcription factor, producing MVASEIDQEYSAEIQLAFHALGEPLRLKVIEILHREELCVCDLCDRLHLTPSKLSFHLRALRQANLVLSRQEGRWVYYRLNRPQFEVLMAYLQQFTVGETVLARLCS from the coding sequence ATGGTTGCTTCAGAAATTGATCAGGAATACTCTGCTGAGATTCAGTTGGCCTTCCATGCCCTTGGGGAGCCGTTGCGGTTGAAGGTGATTGAGATTCTGCATCGGGAGGAGCTGTGTGTTTGTGATCTGTGCGATCGCCTGCACCTGACACCCTCAAAGCTCTCGTTTCATCTGCGGGCACTGCGGCAGGCCAATCTCGTGCTGTCGCGTCAAGAGGGACGGTGGGTCTATTACCGCCTCAATCGCCCCCAATTTGAGGTTCTAATGGCCTATTTGCAGCAGTTTACGGTGGGGGAAACAGTGCTGGCGCGCCTCTGTTCCTAG
- a CDS encoding S41 family peptidase produces the protein MGLRHWVLLGSSVVAAVLAAALPSYGRMQDSPKTLVDEVWQIVQQEYVDESFNQVDWLAVRRQLLAQRYTSREQAYAAIRGMLQQLNDPYTRFMTPEELTALRTQTSGEVLGIGIRLTVDEKTKQLTILEPLENSPATQAGIKAGDRLLAIDGHSTRRMSIEEASRRIRGRVGTPIELQLFRPNRGTFRLTLTRALIELPAVRSLVKEEGGVRIGYIYLSEFTAHAADQLRAAIRNLEAEKVEGFVLDLRGNPGGLLQAGIDIARMWLNQGLIVRTVDRSGHSEQARANQSALTNLPLVVLVDHRSASSSEILTGALQDNGRAIVVGTPTYGKALVQSIHQLSDGSGLSVTVAHYYTPNGTDINRTGITPNVMVTLPQAVSANPRLWTTAADRLYQAGVAQLRQAIYRSQAPKPVNTAQTGEQEQLRQPLGVPCPVQ, from the coding sequence ATGGGTCTTCGGCACTGGGTGTTGCTGGGTTCTTCAGTCGTTGCAGCGGTGCTGGCGGCGGCCTTACCAAGCTACGGACGAATGCAGGACAGTCCCAAGACGTTGGTGGATGAGGTGTGGCAAATTGTGCAGCAGGAATATGTGGATGAGTCATTTAATCAGGTGGATTGGCTGGCGGTACGGCGGCAACTTTTGGCACAGCGCTACACATCACGGGAGCAGGCCTATGCGGCTATTCGGGGAATGTTGCAGCAGTTGAATGACCCCTATACGCGCTTCATGACGCCGGAGGAGTTGACGGCTTTGCGCACACAAACGTCCGGGGAGGTCTTAGGGATTGGTATTCGTTTGACGGTGGATGAAAAGACAAAACAGTTGACGATTTTGGAGCCACTGGAAAATTCACCAGCAACCCAAGCGGGGATTAAGGCAGGCGATCGCCTGCTGGCCATTGATGGTCATTCTACCCGTCGCATGTCGATTGAGGAGGCGTCGCGACGCATTCGCGGGCGGGTGGGCACTCCCATTGAACTTCAGTTGTTTCGCCCTAATCGCGGTACCTTTCGCCTAACTCTGACACGGGCATTGATTGAACTCCCTGCAGTGCGATCGCTAGTTAAAGAGGAAGGTGGTGTACGCATTGGCTATATCTATCTCAGTGAATTTACTGCCCATGCAGCAGATCAGTTGCGAGCGGCAATTCGCAACCTAGAGGCGGAGAAGGTGGAGGGCTTTGTTTTGGATTTGCGGGGAAATCCGGGCGGACTACTGCAGGCAGGCATTGATATTGCCCGCATGTGGTTGAATCAAGGTTTGATTGTGCGTACGGTCGATCGCAGTGGCCATAGTGAACAGGCGCGGGCGAATCAATCGGCATTGACGAATTTGCCCCTCGTGGTTTTGGTGGATCACCGCTCCGCTAGCAGTAGTGAAATTCTCACAGGGGCATTGCAGGATAATGGTCGTGCGATTGTGGTGGGCACGCCAACTTACGGTAAGGCTTTGGTGCAATCCATTCATCAATTGAGTGATGGTTCAGGCTTGTCGGTGACGGTTGCCCATTACTACACGCCCAATGGCACGGATATTAACCGCACAGGGATTACGCCAAATGTAATGGTGACGCTGCCGCAAGCGGTGAGTGCCAATCCCCGTTTGTGGACGACGGCAGCCGATCGCCTGTATCAAGCAGGAGTGGCGCAATTGCGCCAAGCCATTTATCGCAGTCAAGCGCCTAAGCCTGTGAATACGGCTCAAACAGGGGAGCAGGAGCAGTTGCGCCAACCCCTTGGTGTTCCTTGTCCGGTGCAGTGA